Below is a genomic region from Tumebacillus amylolyticus.
GCCGGAAACGCAAGTTCAGCAAGCGTCGCGTAGGACGCCGGCGTCTTCGAGAGGCCGCGGTAGTACAGCAAGAGCGAGATCAGGCCCGGAAGCAGGGCTTGCAGCAAGATCATGCCGAACACCAGCAGCGTGCCGAAATTGCTCCACATGCTGATGTGGTTCACGCCTTCCGTACCGTTGAGTGCCACCAGCAATGCCAACAGCGGAAGAGCAAACAGGAAGCGTGCCCCCGTCACCGTTTCAAAACTCATCTTGTTCAAAAGCAGACGACCCATCACGGTCGAACCGCCCCAGAGCACGGCCGCCCCGATGGCAAAGACGGAAGCCAACATTTCATTTGCCCCTTGGTTTCCATACGGCATCGCGAAGCCGAACGTCAGCAGGTAGGTTCCCGCCAGCGCGATCAGCACATACCAGCCAAACCCGCGAGTCAATCGCTCCCCGAGCACGACCCGAGCGAGCAGGAACACGAACACGGGTTGCAGCTTCTGCAACAGCAGGACGACGCTGGCATTGCCCAGCCCGAACGCCGCTGTGAACAACACGGTCGCGAGCGCCGATCCGCCCCATGAGATGAAGAGGATCGCCCCCCACTCCTTCAAAGACAAGCCCCGCAATTGCTTGCGGTTGATCCAAAGCACCGGAATGGCGTAGACCGCCAGCAACAGATGCTCCAACAACACGATCTGCGTCGCGCTCAGATAGCTCAGCAACGGCTGGCGCAAAACGGAGTCGGTGCCCCAGAGGGCCGCTCCCAACGCGATCAGCCAGACGCCGTTCCACCCGGTTACGAGATTGACCCCGGTCATACGGGGCGCACTTGCATTCACCTTACTCAATTCAAAAACCTCCTTCGGAAATTTTCGAACTGAACCAAACACCCTCCGCCCAAAAAAGAGACCCTGAACGCCACATGGGCGGTCAGGGTCTTTTTTGGATAGCAAAAGAGACCTTCCGATGGTGCGCAAATTTCGCGCAGTGGCGGAAAGACTCAGTTACCTTCTTCCATCCGGACTGTACCGTCGGCCTTGGGATTGCACCAAGTCAGTCCCGCTTGACGAAGTTTGAACAACGTCAAGCGGGAGTCGCGGGCTGAGACCCACACGGGGGGTCATCACCGCCGGTCGGGAATTTCACCCTGCCCCGAAGGTATTTATTCAATTCAAAAATCATCGTACAACGATCGGGATTGTCTGTCAATCCGATTTTATCGTACACACTCTTCGGCAACCGAATACCGCCAGAGCCCGCCGTCATCTTCGACTTTCAACTTTCCGTCGTGCACCAGCCAATCGAGATGGCCGACCGTCTCGGAGATGATCAGCGGAAGTTGTTCGAGATGGCGCGGGAACATCGTGAGCGTGATCTCGATGCCGGTGTTGATTCCCGAGCGCACCACATCCAGAACCTTCTCCGCTCGGCGCTCCATGTTCAGCAGACGCTCGGCGATCAGTTCCTTGTGCCCTCTGACTTCTCCGCCGTGCCCGGCGTATCCGACCTCCCAATCCAGCGCTTGCACTTTGCGAAGCGCTTCTTGGTACAGCATCAGCATCCGCGGACGTTCCCCGCCCCGACGAATCGGCGGTTCCAGAAACGCATTCGACGAGATGTGCTTGATCAGATGGTCGCCGAGCACCATCACACCGCCCTGCTCGTCATACAGCGAGATGTGGTCCAACGCATGACCCGGCGTGTACAGCACTTCATACTCCTCGTGCCCCGGCACACGGTCGCCCTCTTGCAACTCGACGTCCACATGCCCGACTCCGACATAATCGAGGTAGTCGAACACCTGCCCCAACGCTTTGTCCTTTTGCTCCTCGTTCAACCCAAGCCCTCGGTACAGGCCCAGATAAAACTCCCGACGCGCGTCTTCGAACTCCGGATTGCGCGAAATCTGCGGCCCCGTGAACGGATGTGCCAGGACTTTCGCACGACTTCGTTTCACCAAGTTCTCCACCAGCCCGACATGGTCGCAGTGGTAGTGCGTCAACAAAATCTGGTCGAGGTCCTCCACCCGCACTCCGACGTTCTGCAGGCCCGCGTCGAGCGCTTCCTGCGCCTCTTGCGTCAACGGTCCGGTATCCACCAGCGTCAAGCAATCTCGGCCTTTCAGCAAATACACGTTGATGTTGCCCACCGGAAACGGCGTGGGAATTGGGATCTTATGCAGCAACTCGGCTCACACTCCTTGACTCCCATCGTTTATACCGAACAGTCGGTAGATATTTCGATTATAAAAAAAAGACCCCCGTTCGAAAAGGGGTCTTTTTTCCTGAACTCTCCTTAGGCGACTGCGCCCTTGCCTTTGCGAGCGAAGCCCATGATCCCCGCGATGAGGAACAGAATCGCCGGCACGGTGTAGAAGAACGAGATGCAGATGAAGCCGACGACCGCCGCGATGAGCATGAACAGCGAGCCGAGCTTCGTGCTTTTCTTGACGATCCCCGCCCCGACGATGCCCAGCACGGAGACCGCGATGGCGATCCAAGAAGCTGTGGAAACCGTTCCGCTTCCGTCCACCTGCAGCGACGCTGCCACACTGCCGAGCAAGACGCCGGAGAACCCGCACAAAATCCCGACAATACCACCGATAAGTCCCATAACAAATTCCGCCGTTCTCTTCATCGCCTATCACCCCTTCGTCTTTTGCGCCCCT
It encodes:
- a CDS encoding MBL fold metallo-hydrolase encodes the protein MLHKIPIPTPFPVGNINVYLLKGRDCLTLVDTGPLTQEAQEALDAGLQNVGVRVEDLDQILLTHYHCDHVGLVENLVKRSRAKVLAHPFTGPQISRNPEFEDARREFYLGLYRGLGLNEEQKDKALGQVFDYLDYVGVGHVDVELQEGDRVPGHEEYEVLYTPGHALDHISLYDEQGGVMVLGDHLIKHISSNAFLEPPIRRGGERPRMLMLYQEALRKVQALDWEVGYAGHGGEVRGHKELIAERLLNMERRAEKVLDVVRSGINTGIEITLTMFPRHLEQLPLIISETVGHLDWLVHDGKLKVEDDGGLWRYSVAEECVR
- a CDS encoding DUF4064 domain-containing protein; protein product: MKRTAEFVMGLIGGIVGILCGFSGVLLGSVAASLQVDGSGTVSTASWIAIAVSVLGIVGAGIVKKSTKLGSLFMLIAAVVGFICISFFYTVPAILFLIAGIMGFARKGKGAVA
- a CDS encoding DMT family transporter, which encodes MNASAPRMTGVNLVTGWNGVWLIALGAALWGTDSVLRQPLLSYLSATQIVLLEHLLLAVYAIPVLWINRKQLRGLSLKEWGAILFISWGGSALATVLFTAAFGLGNASVVLLLQKLQPVFVFLLARVVLGERLTRGFGWYVLIALAGTYLLTFGFAMPYGNQGANEMLASVFAIGAAVLWGGSTVMGRLLLNKMSFETVTGARFLFALPLLALLVALNGTEGVNHISMWSNFGTLLVFGMILLQALLPGLISLLLYYRGLSKTPASYATLAELAFPAAGLTLNWLFLKQGFTLGQFIGFAVVWVVVFQIARLQDRR